One part of the Chiroxiphia lanceolata isolate bChiLan1 chromosome 14, bChiLan1.pri, whole genome shotgun sequence genome encodes these proteins:
- the LOC116793893 gene encoding brain-specific homeobox/POU domain protein 3, which produces MMSMNSKQAFSMHPILHEPKYPHLHTSSEAIRRACLPAPQIQGNIFAGFDETLLRGAEALAAVDIVSQKTHPFKPDATYHTMSSVSCTPTSSSVHLHHPSVLTTHHPHHHHHQPSQGLDGELLDHLNSALPLGGVPGPDVGSTPSHPHSHMSAINHMAHHSQPMNMSHPHGLASHAVISGPETETDPRELESFAERFKQRRIKLGVTQADVGSALANLKIPGVGCLSQSTICRFESLTLSHNNMVALKPILEAWLEEAERAQREKMTKPEIYTGGDKKRKRTSIAAPEKRSLEAYFAVQPRPSSEKIAAIAEKLDLKKNVVRVWFCNQRQKQKRMKFSATY; this is translated from the exons ATGATGTCCATGAACAGCAAGCAGGCGTTCAGCATGCACCCCATCCTGCACGAGCCCAAGTACCCCCACCTGCACACCAGCTCCGAAGCCATCCGCAGAGCCTGCCTGCCCGCCCCCCAG ATCCAGGGTAACATCTTTGCGGGCTTTGACGAGACCCTGCTGCGGGGAGCCGAGGCTCTGGCCGCTGTGGATATCGTATCGCAGAAAACCCACCCCTTCAAGCCGGATGCCACCTACCACACCATGAGCAGCGTGTCCTGCACTCCTACCTCGTCCTCCGTCCACCTGCACCACCCGTCCGTGCTGACCACGCACcacccccaccaccaccaccaccagccctcCCAGGGCCTGGACGGGGAGCTGCTGGACCACCTCAACTCTGCCCTCCCGCTCGGGGGGGTGCCGGGCCCCGACGTGGGCTCCACACCTTCGCACCCTCACTCCCACATGTCTGCCATCAACCACATGGCCCACCACTCCCAGCCTATGAACATGTCCCACCCCCACGGCCTGGCTTCCCACGCCGTCATCTCCGGCCCCGAGACGGAGACGGACCCCCGGGAGCTGGAGTCCTTCGCCGAGCGCTTCAAGCAGCGGAGGATCAAGCTGGGGGTGACCCAGGCGGACGTGGGCTCCGCGTTGGCCAACCTGAAGATCCCGGGGGTGGGCTGCCTTAGCCAAAGCACAATCTGCAGGTTCGAGTCCCTCACCTTGTCCCACAACAACATGGTGGCCCTCAAGCCCATCCTGGAAGCGTGGCTGGAGGAGGCGGAGAGGGctcagagggagaaaatgaCCAAACCCGAGATCTACACGGGCGGGGACAAGAAACGCAAGCGCACCTCGATCGCCGCCCCCGAGAAGCGGTCGCTGGAGGCCTATTTTGCCGTGCAGCCGCGACCCTCCTCGGAGAAAATCGCTGCCATCGCCGAGAAGTTAGACTTGAAGAAGAACGTGGTGCGGGTCTGGTTTTGCAATcagagacagaagcagaaaaggatgaaattttCTGCCACCTACTGA